From the genome of Desulfovibrio sp. JY:
CGAAAATGGCCAAGAAAATCATGGTAGTGGATGACGATCCGCAGATCGTCTCCTATCTCGTCACGTTGCTTGGAGACAACGGCTATGAAACCTGCAGCGCTTCGGACGGCGACGCCGCCATGGACGTGCTGGAACGCGAGAAGCCCGACTGCCTCACCCTGGACCTGGAGATGCCCCACGAGTGGGGGCCCCGGTTCTACCGCAAGTTCTCCCAGAAAGAGGAATTCAAGAACCTGCCCGTGGTGGTGATAAGCGGGCTGACCGGCCATGACATGGCCATCCGCAAGGCCGTGGCCGCCATCCACAAGCCCTTCGAACCCGAAGCCGTGCTGACGGCCGTGAAAAAGGCCTGCGGCGACTGATTCCCCTGGGGCCGGCGCGAAGGCGTCGGCCCCTTTTCTCGTCGGCGGCCAGACCTCCCCTGCTGACCTTTCGCCCGCGATCCTCTATGCTCGCCCGAAACGCGGCGCTTTTGTCTTTCCCGCCTTTCGCGCCGCGCTGCCACGGAAGAAGGAGGCCCCATGCCGGCACGCGACATCGCCGGGCGCATTGCCGCCTGGATGGACGACCGCGCCCACAACGCCCTGTTTCCGGGCTCGGATATGCCCGCCTTCGACACCCCGCTGATCGGCTATGCCGACGGCGCGGATCCGCTTTTTACGCGCATCAAAGAGGACATCGGCCCGGGGTTCTACTGGACTCCCGGGCAGGCCTTCGCCCTGGCCTTTCCGGACGACGCCCCGCCCCCCGCTGACGCATTGACCGTCATCGCCTGGATACTCCCCCAGACCGCCGCCACCCGCGCCGCCCACCGGGCCTGCCGGGATCTGCCGGACATCGCCTGGAGCCGGGCCCGCCACTACGGCGAGATGGTCAACGAACGCCTGCGCGCCTTTGTGGTCGAGACCCTCTCCCGGGACGGCATCCCGGCCGTGGCCCCTACCCTGCTCCCGGCCTGGGGGCGGCAGCTGTCCCCGCGCTTCGGCTTCGCCTCCAACTGGTCGGAACGCCATGCGGCCCATGTCTGCGGCCTGGGCACCTTCGGCCTGTCCGACGGGCTCATCACGGCGCGCGGCAAGGCGGTGCGGGTGGGGTCGGTGGTGGCGCGCATGAAAATCCCACCCACGCCACGGCCCTACGCCACGCACAACGCATGGTGTCTGGCCGCCGCCGGACGCGTCTGCCGGGCCTGCGCCAAGCGCTGTCCGGCCGGGGCCATCAGTCCCGCCGGCCACGACAAGGCCAAATGCAAGGCCTACATCCGGGGCGTGACCGCGCCCTTTGTGGAGGAAAATCAGCTCGGCTTCCGGGTCAACAGCTGCGGCCTGTGCCAGGTCGGCGTGCCCTGCGAATCGCGGAATCCTACGGAAAGGAAGAAAAAAGAGGGTGCGAGAGGGGAAACCCTTTAAAAATGGTTCTCCCCTCTCGCGCTCTCCCCTTCCTAAATCTTTTATCTTTTAAATAGTTACACTATCTTTTTTTTGCGTAAGGAGGGGACGAGACGAGAAAAATGCGTACTCGAAACCTCCCTCCGAGATTCCCTACCGGCAGTACAGCTGCCGGTAATCACGCCCTTCCGTTGCCACCAAAAGAAACGGGCGGTCCGAAAGGACCGCCCGCCATGAATCGGAGAGAACCTCGCGCCTAGCCGTGCGCGCCGGGAAAAAACTCGGCGCTCACGAAGTACAGCACGAAGAGCAGGACCACGCCCAGACTGATGCTCCAGGCGATCAGCTTCTTTTCGATGGGCAGAAGCGGTTCCCATTCCATCTGGGAAAGCTCTTCGGAAAAGCTCGCGTCTTTGACTTCAGGCTCCATGCATGCCTCCTTGCTTGTGTCGGGTGTGGATCAGGACGCCAGAGGCGGCTTGACTCCGTGGAAGAAGAGCCACGAGATGAAAAGGCCGATCCAGATGATGAAGCCGAAAAGGCTCACAATGTAGACCAGCGCCAGCCTGCCGATACCCTCGTCCCACAGCTTCTTGAAGTTGGACACCACACCGATGGTGAAAAACGTCAGTACGAAGAAGATGGCCCGGAAAGGACCGGTGTCGCCGATGGCCGTCTTGCCCATCTTGAGCAGGTCGCCGCCCTTGGCGCACAAAAGCAACATGATGAGGAAGGTGATGACGTAACCGAGCACGAAGCGCGGGAAACGGTCGAGGATCGCGCCGAGCTTCATGCGCTCCCCGGGCTTGCATTCGATCATGGTGCACCAGATGGCGGCCAGGACGAAGGCCCACACGCCGATGAACACGTCGATGAA
Proteins encoded in this window:
- a CDS encoding 4Fe-4S ferredoxin, which gives rise to MPARDIAGRIAAWMDDRAHNALFPGSDMPAFDTPLIGYADGADPLFTRIKEDIGPGFYWTPGQAFALAFPDDAPPPADALTVIAWILPQTAATRAAHRACRDLPDIAWSRARHYGEMVNERLRAFVVETLSRDGIPAVAPTLLPAWGRQLSPRFGFASNWSERHAAHVCGLGTFGLSDGLITARGKAVRVGSVVARMKIPPTPRPYATHNAWCLAAAGRVCRACAKRCPAGAISPAGHDKAKCKAYIRGVTAPFVEENQLGFRVNSCGLCQVGVPCESRNPTERKKKEGARGETL
- a CDS encoding response regulator — protein: MAKKIMVVDDDPQIVSYLVTLLGDNGYETCSASDGDAAMDVLEREKPDCLTLDLEMPHEWGPRFYRKFSQKEEFKNLPVVVISGLTGHDMAIRKAVAAIHKPFEPEAVLTAVKKACGD